The Peribacillus sp. FSL P2-0133 genome has a segment encoding these proteins:
- a CDS encoding GAF domain-containing sensor histidine kinase — protein sequence MKKIDSITRREQIASFYLYSISILGMIAVINSIFKSEMPSEFIIVLLLAVFMGIIEYFPIRIGRGGITLSLTLIYPMNWEFGIHITVVACVCVMVFTHTLRRLPIQRTLFNCTQFAFSITLAEWFSNECISFFITEMNLPVLYEELISLLLFTVFFCLFNTLLYDLLMVILPQQYPLEQWYKKNIFLFLSASFCLCYASLIYILEHRYRGELDGITVLFFFFPLVAICTISSFMRQIRIEKERLYNLFTITTELSHGLSAGNLDQMKQSLKGFLGIQAYALWAKDEGDWQLLLKDGKVHTNISSSSDIHPNFEEISETFVVTDWKTGMAPGDEVFEDVIRSLVYLPLIVNHELVGMFVAGKSRGASFITEDIQSLSTFANQLSSLLKTRSLVAEQEKRMILEERNRLAREIHDGIAQVLAGVIFQLESALRQSADQSGNMEQVVDKSIKKLRKSLGEVRYSIYALKPYPTQSLGLKQAIANKIQSIKQENNLAIKYHERGRSRTLSFTIERAIFDTLQESLQNIVKHAKADEVDILLSYQREHVLLKVKDNGVGFSLFESMIKTKHEPHYGILHMNEQAEQLGATLQIDSSTGKGTVITLFIPDSETREEYHDSNIISR from the coding sequence TTGAAAAAGATAGATTCTATCACTAGGAGGGAACAAATAGCGAGTTTTTATCTTTATTCTATTTCTATTCTTGGTATGATTGCTGTAATCAATTCCATATTTAAAAGTGAAATGCCTTCTGAATTCATAATCGTTTTGTTGTTAGCAGTGTTTATGGGGATTATTGAATATTTTCCTATCCGTATTGGAAGAGGAGGTATTACACTCAGTCTTACGCTTATTTATCCAATGAATTGGGAGTTTGGTATACATATAACGGTTGTTGCTTGTGTATGTGTGATGGTTTTTACACATACCCTTCGCCGCTTACCAATACAAAGAACACTATTTAATTGCACTCAATTTGCTTTTAGTATCACTTTGGCAGAATGGTTTTCCAACGAATGTATTTCTTTTTTTATTACGGAGATGAACCTGCCAGTTTTATATGAAGAATTAATAAGCTTGCTTTTATTTACCGTATTTTTTTGCCTTTTCAACACCCTTTTATATGATCTTTTAATGGTGATTCTGCCTCAGCAATATCCACTAGAACAGTGGTACAAGAAAAATATATTTTTATTTTTGAGCGCAAGTTTTTGTTTATGTTACGCCTCCCTTATTTATATCTTAGAACATCGATATCGAGGGGAGTTGGATGGAATTACCGTTCTGTTCTTCTTTTTCCCACTTGTAGCAATCTGCACCATCAGCTCCTTCATGAGGCAAATAAGGATTGAAAAAGAACGATTATATAACCTTTTTACCATTACGACGGAGTTAAGTCACGGGCTGTCTGCCGGAAACTTAGATCAAATGAAACAATCACTTAAAGGATTCTTGGGAATACAAGCATATGCTTTATGGGCAAAAGATGAGGGGGATTGGCAGCTTCTATTAAAGGATGGAAAAGTACATACCAATATTTCAAGTTCTTCTGATATCCATCCGAATTTTGAAGAAATATCTGAAACCTTTGTTGTTACTGATTGGAAAACAGGTATGGCCCCGGGAGATGAAGTATTTGAAGATGTCATACGTTCCCTTGTCTACCTGCCTCTTATAGTAAATCATGAATTAGTAGGGATGTTTGTTGCAGGTAAAAGCAGGGGGGCGAGTTTTATTACCGAAGATATACAGTCCTTATCTACGTTTGCCAATCAATTGAGCAGCTTGCTGAAAACACGGTCCCTCGTCGCTGAACAAGAAAAACGAATGATTCTGGAAGAAAGAAATCGGCTTGCTCGGGAAATTCATGATGGAATTGCACAAGTATTAGCCGGGGTCATATTTCAGCTGGAATCAGCTCTGAGGCAGTCCGCAGATCAATCAGGAAACATGGAGCAAGTGGTAGACAAAAGTATAAAAAAATTACGGAAGAGTTTAGGGGAAGTTCGCTATTCTATCTATGCTTTAAAGCCATATCCTACCCAAAGTCTAGGGTTAAAACAAGCGATTGCAAATAAAATTCAATCGATAAAACAAGAAAATAATCTAGCGATTAAATATCATGAAAGGGGCCGTTCTCGAACACTCAGTTTTACAATAGAACGAGCCATCTTCGATACTTTACAGGAAAGCTTGCAGAATATTGTAAAACATGCAAAAGCGGACGAAGTTGACATTCTTCTAAGCTATCAACGTGAACATGTGCTTTTAAAAGTGAAGGACAACGGGGTTGGCTTTTCCCTTTTTGAATCCATGATTAAAACAAAGCATGAGCCCCATTATGGCATTTTACATATGAATGAACAAGCTGAACAGCTAGGTGCTACCCTTCAGATTGATAGTTCCACAGGAAAAGGTACAGTAATTACATTGTTCATTCCAGATTCAGAAACAAGGGAGGAGTATCATGATTCAAATATTATTAGTAGATGA